In the Desulfonauticus submarinus genome, CGTAATAAAACTTTTTAGTATTGGCATAATTCCTCTTATCCTAGGAGTAATATCTGGCATTTACTTTTATAAACGCTTATCAACTAAAAAATATAAACAGCTTGTATTTGTACTTTTATTAATAATAAGCATTGTTTTCAATTATAAAGGAATCAAGTATATCTTATTCAAGTAAAAATTTAAATAATTAAATTCTTTTGGGTTGATCTCAATAAAAATAAATATTTTTATTTAAACAAAAGGAGAAAATATGCCTCTTTTTGGTGCCCATATGTCTATTAGCGGAGGGCTGGAATACAGTATAAAAAGAATAAAGCAGGTTAAAGGAGAGGCTTTACAATTTTTTTCTAAAAATCAAAGACAATGGAAAATTCCTAAATTTACTTCTAAAGAAATAGAACTTTTTTTAAATGAATATACTAAATGGGGTAATTATCCTCTTATTATTCATACATCCTATCTGTTAAACTTAGCTAGCCCAGATAAAGACCTTTATCAAAAATCTATCCAAAATTTAATAGCAGAATTTAAGATAGCAACTCTATTAAATGTCTCTTATATTGTAACCCATCCAGGTAGTCATAGAGGAAAAGGGATAAAATTAGGGATTTCTCTATTGGCAAATGCCATTATTGAGGCATTTGAAAAAGTGCCAGAATTCAAAGGTATTTTACTTGTAGAAAACACATGTGGAGCTGGGAATTTATTAGGAGGCAATTTAGAGGAATTTGCACTTTTAAAAGAAAAACTTTTAGACATAAAAATAGGCTTTTGTTTAGATACAGCTCACCTCTTTGGCTTTGGATATGATTTTAGAACATCTCTTACATATCAAAAGTTAAAACAAAAAATTAAAAACTATTTAGATTTATCAAATGTTAAACTATGGCACCTCAATGACTCACTCTGCGATCTTGGAAGTAAAAAAGATAAACATTTTCATATTGGTCAAGGGACAATAGGGCTCAAGGCCTTTTCTTTTATTGTTCAGGATAAAGACTTTCAAAATCTTCCCATGATCATTGAAACCCCTAAAGACAAAACTTTATCTTCAGATAAAAAAAACTTACAAACCCTAAAACAACTAGCAAAACAAGTAAGGTCTAAATAACAAATTTATAAAAAATTGAATTAAACTAAAGAATTAGCAATAATGAAAAATTAGTATTACACTGCTTAAAATCAACAGACTAAATACAATAGTAATGCCCCAAGCAAAATTTAAAAAAGCAAACATTCTCTCTAAATGAATATTTTGAGGATAAACACCTTTTACTCCCAAAAGGGGCTTGTTTACAATTTTGTCAAAATAAATATTTTTACCTCCTAATTCTATTCCTAAAAGATAAGCCATGGCACTCATAGGCCAACCTGCATTAGGGCTTTGAAGTTGACTGGCTTCTTTTTGAACAACCTTAAGAGAAAAATAGTTTTCATTTATAATACCTACTAACCAAAAAACAAAAGCACTAAAACGGGCAGGAAAATATGCTAAACAATCATCTAGTTTTGCAGCAAAGAATCCAAGTTTATGATAATGTTTTACTTTATATCCCCACATAGAATCAAAAGTAGATACAACTTTATATACCCATAACCAGCTTGGACCTCCGATTAAAAAATAAAACCAAGGAGCTAAAAAACCATCATTAAAATTTTCTGACATAGTTTCAATCAGAGCTTTTTTTACTTCTAAAAAATCCATTTTAGAGGTATCTCTACTAACTAAATACCCAAGTTTTTCTCTAGCATCTTCCAAGTCTTCTCTTAAAATAGCATTAAAAACCTTTTTACCCTCTCTTAAAAGAGAGCCAAAAGCTAAACCAGCAAATCCCAAATAAATAAAAAATATCCATCCTACTCTTGGAATAGAAATTAAAAACTTTACCCCATAGTAAATCAAGACACTTAAACTAATCACTGAACTAAAACCCAAAAAATATGGATATTTATTAAATTTTAAAAAAAAACCTTCTAACCACCCAATTATCTTGCCAATTCCAACCACAGGATGAGGCCAACAGACAGGATCTTTTAAAAACAAGTCTAAAATACAAGCAATTATAACATAAGTCATATATTCTAACATATTATTTTAACTTTAGTTTAAAAAACTATATTTTAAAGATTAAATGTCAATACAATTTCATAATTTCTCATAAAAACAATGCACATCTTTTGCTCTAAAACCAATTTTTATTTTGTCTCCTTCTTTAACTATCATTTCTATTAAATCCTTTTTAGTCAAAAAAGATTTAAATTCTACTGAATCAACCTCTATAATAAATTCAAAATAAAAACCTTTTCTAAAAATTTTCTTAACTATTCCAGTAAAACAATTTTCTAAATGATTATTATTTCTATTATTTAACAAAAAAATAGCTTCTGGACGAATTGCAATATAATTCAAAAACTTTTGTTTTTGAATAGGTATCTTTATTTTTAAAGTATTATTTATAATAGCAACATCTTTTTTTATCTGAGCAGAAAAAATATTTTTTACTCCTACAAAATCTGCTACAAAACTAGAGTTCGGATGATTAAAAATTTGAGAAATAGTTCCTATTTGTTCTATTTGACCATTCCGAATAATAGCTCCTCTTTCAGCTAAATAAAGAACTTCAGAAAAATTATGAGAAACCATAATAAAAGTAATATTCAAATCTTTATGCAAATTTTTGAGAAGCTCTCTAATTTCTTCTTGAAAGTTAGGATCCAAGGCAGATAGAGGTTCATCTAATAAAATAGCCTTAGGGCGTAGAACCAATGCTCTAGCTAAAGCAACTCTTTGTCGTTCTCCACCACTTAACGTATTAGGAAAACGATTCAAAAGATGAGCTATGCCCAACTTTTGAATCAAAAAATCAAGTTCTTTAAGATTTTTCTTTTGTTTTTTATATCTAAAGCCAAACAAAATATTTTCTTTTACTGTTAAGTGAGGAAATAAGGCCGCATGTTGATAGACAATTCCAAGACCTCTTTTTTCTGGTGGCAAATAGGTGATATTTTTTTTATTTAAAAAGATATTTCCTTTGAATTGACAATTACTAGGAAAAACCCCCATTAAAGATTCTAAAAGAAGAGTTTTACCTGAACCAGTAGGACCAATAAGCGCAAAAAACTCTCCCTCTTGAACTTCTAAATTAATATTTTGAAGTAAAAAGTTAGAAAGAGTCAAAGAAAATTCAACGACTTTTAACATATCAAAGACACCAATGAATCTATTTATGATTCCCTTGTTTTTGGACTTAAAAAACGCATACTCACAAACAAAACTAAAGAAATAAAAATCAGCCAAACTGCCACAGGCTGAGAGTATTTAAGCCCATAAGCAGTAAACCTTTCATAAATCAAAACAGGGGCGGTCATAGGATGATAGGCTACTATAATCACGGCTCCAAACTCACTAATAGCCCTAGCCAAACACATTATCATGCCTGAAATAATATTTCTCCAAGCCAAAGGAAAAGTAATTCTAAAAAAAGCAGACCATGGCCCTGCTCCTAAACTTCTTGCCACATACTCTAATCTAGGAGATACAGATTCAAATCCATCTCTAGCGGTGTTTATATAAAAAGGTAAGCCAACAAAAGTAAGTACAGTAATAATGCCAGTATAAGTTCCCATTATTTGAATACCTAAAGACTGAAAAATTTGACCTAGCACTGTATTTCGAGAAGCCAATCCTAAAATAGCAATACCTATAACAGGATGAGGAATCATAATAGGAAGGTCTATAATACCTTGAACAATCTTTTTTCCCTTAAACTCTTTTCTAGCTAATAAATAGGCTAAAGGAGTTCCCAAAACAAAGGCTATCAAAGTCGCACTTAAAGAAGTCAAAATACTTCTCAAAAGAGCATTTAAAACTTCCTTATCTTGAATAGTTAAGGCCAGGTCTTTTAAACCTGGCCCTGTCAACATTTTACCTAAAGGTAAAACAATTAATAAAATCAAAGGGAAAGATAATAAAAACAAAAAATTATAAAAAAATTTATTTTTATATTGGTTCATTTTTTTAAATATTAAATAAAAAACAACTTCACTCTTTAAATAGAAAGTTATTAACTAATTTTTAACTTCAACCAACTTCTGCAACTTTTTAGGCAAATTATTTTTCATTTCCTCAGACGCTACTCTACATGGGATAAAAGGAGGTTGTCCCATTTCTTTTAAAATTTTAAGCCCACCTTTTGGATCGAGCATATAAGCTAAAAAAGCCTCTGCAGCTTCTTTGTTAGCAGCATTTTTCAAAATAGTAATTCCATAAGTACAAGATTTTCCTCTTTTAACCTTCCATGTGCCAGGTTTTTTACCTGTAACTTTAACTTCAGCCTGTTTATAAAATGAATCATATTTATAATTACCAAGATTTATATGGTCATCTAATTTTATATATTTTAAATTATGTTGAACCGCAACAGATAAATATTCCCAAGCATAATCCATATTTCCTGTATTTAACAGAGAAATAAGCTCTACAGATTTTGGACGAACATTTTCTATTGGTCTATTACCTAACAAACGTTGATACAAACCTGGTTTATTGTAAAATTTTTCTGCCAATTGCATAACCATAAGGGCTCTATAGCCGCATGGATCTAAATTTGGATCTGAATGCCCCCAAACAACTCCTTTTCTACATAAAATTTCATACCAATTCTTAGAATTAATTTCGTCTGCATATTTACTATGTTTTGTATAGCATAATACCAATTGATTAGATGCAAATCTAATATTCCAAGTGGCAAAATCTGGAACTAAAATATTATCAATTACTTTATAATCTGCAGAAGCCATAATATCCGCAGGTTTTCCTACATCTGCAATAAGACGAGCCATTTTTGTGCTTCCCCCAGCTTCTCTTAAAACATCTACATTAGGATACATCTTTTCAAATTCTTGTTCCATTTTGGCAAAAGGTACACTCAAACTCCCAGCATGAAAAATAATCAACTTCCCTCTAGGCTCTGCTTTGCTCACACTAGACACAAATATCAAAGCAAACCCTAAAATTACTCCTAAAAGTTTATCCATTGTCATTCCAACACCTCCCAAATTTTATGTCTTTTTAGATATATGCCGTTTTAGGCAAACAAGTCAACTAGGTTTCAATAAAGCAAAAAAATAAAAAACAAAGCTAATACTCATATTGACATTGGTTATACTTTAAAGCTAAATAAAATAGATATGGATATTCATATTATAGAACCAGATATCGCCTTACCCACTCTAAGGGCATTTATGGTAAAAATGACACTTTTTTCTTTTAAAGGACGAAAAGGAGTAGAGGTGCATCTTTATCGTTCTTTTTGGCCAAAAGAAGAAGAAAAAGACTTTTTATGGGAAAATATTTTAGAAGATACAGACTTACCTAAACCTAAATTACAAGATGCCAAAGATATTGTTTTAGAATCTTTTTTGCCTGAAGAAAGAGATATGCTAATAGATTATCTCAAATCTCGTTATGAATCTCGAATAAAAGAAATTATAAGCGCTCCTCTAGAGTTCCCCATTCCTTCTGGTCTTGTGCCTTTATGGAAAATGCCAGAGGATGAAAATTTTGGCCGTATTTACCTTGATAGAGCTCCTAATTACAGCTTACCTTTTAAGGTTAGAGGATTTTACGATTTAAATAGTGCTCCACCTTTAATGGATGAAAAATAGTTCTCTCCAAAATTTTTCTCCCCAAAAGATCCTTATTTGTCAGCTAAGGCAAATAGGTGATGTTTTACTCGCAACACCTGCAATAAAATTACTTGCTCAAAAATTCCCTCAAGCCAAAATATATTTTTATACAGAAAAAAAATGTGCACCTCTTCTGGAAAACAATCCCTACCTATATAAAATCATTTCTTTAGATAGAAAACAATTAAAAAATTTTTTAACTGAGCTTAAATTTTACCGTCAAATTGCCAAGCAAAACTTTGACCTAATTGTCGATTTTCAACAACTTCCTAGAATTAGATGGGTTATATTCTTTTCTAAGGCAAAAATAAAATTAACTTATACTCCGCCTTGGTACAATAAAATTCTTTATTCCCAGTGGGTAAATTCCTTACCAGGATATGCTGCTTATTGTAAGCTAAGTATTCTTCGCGCCTTAGATATTGATCCTCAGATAATTCCTCCCCAGGTTTATCTAAGAGAAAACGAAATATTGTCTGCCCAAAATTATTTAAAAAAATTAAAAGTGAAACCAGATAATCTCTTTTTAACTTTTGATCCAACTCATAGACGCAAAACTAGATGTTGGCCTAGTTCGCACTATATCCAACTAGGCCAACTAATAAAAAAACATCATCCTCAAACTAAAATTCTTTTACTCTATGGTCCAAAAGAAAGGAATTTTGTAGAACCAATTTATAAAAGTGATAAAAATCTTTTTATTCTACCAGACAAAGTACTTTCTTTAAGAGAAATGGCAGCAATAATCTCTTTGGCTAAAATGCATATAGGCAATTGCTCTGCTCCTAGACATATCGCCGTAGCTGTAAATACGCCGAGTTTTACTATTCTTGGAGCTACTAGTTCTGCATGGACATACCCTAAAGGCTATCATTATGACATAAAGTTAGGGCTTAAATGCCAACCCTGTAATAAAAATCACTGCGAACATATAAATTGTTTGGTGAATTTATCTCCTCAAACAGTTTGGAATGCCCTACAGCCCAAGCTCGACGCTCTTATTTTGCCAACAAAATAGCGTAGGATAAGACAAAGCGTGTTTTAATAATTTCTTATATTCATCCCGCCCTATTTCTTTAGCTCCAAAACGCAATACATGAGGAGAAGATTGCTGACAATCTAAAAAAATAAAGTCATTTTTTTGTAAAAATTTTAAAAGTCCCCACAAACCAACTTTAGAAGCATTATCTACTAAATGAAACATAGATTCCCCAAAAAAAGCCCTTCCTATAGATACACCGTATAATCCTCCAACCAATTTTCCATCTTTCCATACTTCCACAGAGTGGGCATATCCTAATTTATGAAGATTAGAGTAAGCTTCTATCATTTCTGGAACTAACCATGTTCCTTGCTCTTTTCTAAGCTCTGCACAACTAAAAATAACTTCAAAAAAATTTGCATCAAAGGAAATAGAAAAAATATTTTTTTTTAAAATTTTTTTAAGACTTTTAGAAATATGAAACTCAGATGGAAAAATAACAGGACGGGGAAAAGGAGCCCACCAAAGAATTGGAGTATCCTTTTCATACCACGGGAAAATACCCATAGAATAAGCTGAAATGAGTCTCTCTGGAGATAAATCTCCACCTATAGCTAGAAGACCATCTTTATCTGCAAATTCAATAGGTGGAAAAATAGGTTTTGAATTTAGATAAAACATATTTCATAGTTATTCCATTTTCCTTCTTGTAATCTTTTTTTACCCAATCCTTTTACACCACTCTCTTTACTACATCTTTTACAAGCTAATTTAATATATTTACTTTTTTTGATCTAAATTTAGTTTATCACTATCTCAATAAGCTACTTTCTCTTCTATTTTAAAGCGCAATTTTTTCCTTTTACTATTTAATGTTACAAAAACTTTTGTTCCTTTTTCTATTTCTTTGGTAAGTAATTTTTCTGCTAAAACATCTTTTAATTCTTGTTCAATAACCCTAGCTAAAGGTCTTGCACCAAAATTAGGATCATAACCTTTTTTCGCTAACCAAGATCTTGCACCTGAACTTAAAGTCAATTCTACTTGCTGAGATTTTAACTGTTGATTTAGTTCTTTTATATATTTCTCTACAATTTTCTCCATAATATCTTGAGAAAGACCATTAAAAGCAACTATAGCATCTAATCTGTTTCTAAACTCAGGACTAAACAAAGTTTCTATTTCCTTTAATCCTTTTTTAGCTTTATCCATTACCTTTTCAGGAGCAAAACCAATAGATCTAGCACTCATCTCTCTTGCTCCTGCGTTAGAGGTCATAAGTAAGATAACATGTCTAAAATCAGCTTCTCTTCCTGTATTATCTGTAAGCGTTGCATGATCCATAATTTGAAGTAAGATATTAAATATATCTGGATGCGCCTTCTCAATCTCATCTAGCAACAGCACACAGTGAGGATTTTTTCGTACTGCTTCTGTCAAAAGACCGCCTTGATCAAACCCTACATATCCAGGTGGAGCGCCAATAAGACGAGAAACCGCATGCTTTTCCATGTACTCACTCATATCAAAACGCAAAAATTTTATCCCTAACGTCAGTGCTAACTGACGGGCTAATTCAGTTTTTCCAACTCCTGTAGGGCCAATTAATAAAAAAGAACCTACAGGCTTTTGAGGATCTCTAAGCCCTGCCCTAGCTCTTCTAATAGCTTTGGCTAAAGTATATATAGCCTCATCTTGCCCAAAAATTACTGTTTTTAGTTCTTGTTCCAAACTAAGCAGTTTTTCTCT is a window encoding:
- a CDS encoding deoxyribonuclease IV; its protein translation is MPLFGAHMSISGGLEYSIKRIKQVKGEALQFFSKNQRQWKIPKFTSKEIELFLNEYTKWGNYPLIIHTSYLLNLASPDKDLYQKSIQNLIAEFKIATLLNVSYIVTHPGSHRGKGIKLGISLLANAIIEAFEKVPEFKGILLVENTCGAGNLLGGNLEEFALLKEKLLDIKIGFCLDTAHLFGFGYDFRTSLTYQKLKQKIKNYLDLSNVKLWHLNDSLCDLGSKKDKHFHIGQGTIGLKAFSFIVQDKDFQNLPMIIETPKDKTLSSDKKNLQTLKQLAKQVRSK
- the cbiB gene encoding adenosylcobinamide-phosphate synthase CbiB — translated: MLEYMTYVIIACILDLFLKDPVCWPHPVVGIGKIIGWLEGFFLKFNKYPYFLGFSSVISLSVLIYYGVKFLISIPRVGWIFFIYLGFAGLAFGSLLREGKKVFNAILREDLEDAREKLGYLVSRDTSKMDFLEVKKALIETMSENFNDGFLAPWFYFLIGGPSWLWVYKVVSTFDSMWGYKVKHYHKLGFFAAKLDDCLAYFPARFSAFVFWLVGIINENYFSLKVVQKEASQLQSPNAGWPMSAMAYLLGIELGGKNIYFDKIVNKPLLGVKGVYPQNIHLERMFAFLNFAWGITIVFSLLILSSVILIFHYC
- a CDS encoding ABC transporter ATP-binding protein — protein: MLKVVEFSLTLSNFLLQNINLEVQEGEFFALIGPTGSGKTLLLESLMGVFPSNCQFKGNIFLNKKNITYLPPEKRGLGIVYQHAALFPHLTVKENILFGFRYKKQKKNLKELDFLIQKLGIAHLLNRFPNTLSGGERQRVALARALVLRPKAILLDEPLSALDPNFQEEIRELLKNLHKDLNITFIMVSHNFSEVLYLAERGAIIRNGQIEQIGTISQIFNHPNSSFVADFVGVKNIFSAQIKKDVAIINNTLKIKIPIQKQKFLNYIAIRPEAIFLLNNRNNNHLENCFTGIVKKIFRKGFYFEFIIEVDSVEFKSFLTKKDLIEMIVKEGDKIKIGFRAKDVHCFYEKL
- a CDS encoding ABC transporter permease yields the protein MLTGPGLKDLALTIQDKEVLNALLRSILTSLSATLIAFVLGTPLAYLLARKEFKGKKIVQGIIDLPIMIPHPVIGIAILGLASRNTVLGQIFQSLGIQIMGTYTGIITVLTFVGLPFYINTARDGFESVSPRLEYVARSLGAGPWSAFFRITFPLAWRNIISGMIMCLARAISEFGAVIIVAYHPMTAPVLIYERFTAYGLKYSQPVAVWLIFISLVLFVSMRFLSPKTRES
- the wtpA gene encoding tungstate ABC transporter substrate-binding protein WtpA, which produces MDKLLGVILGFALIFVSSVSKAEPRGKLIIFHAGSLSVPFAKMEQEFEKMYPNVDVLREAGGSTKMARLIADVGKPADIMASADYKVIDNILVPDFATWNIRFASNQLVLCYTKHSKYADEINSKNWYEILCRKGVVWGHSDPNLDPCGYRALMVMQLAEKFYNKPGLYQRLLGNRPIENVRPKSVELISLLNTGNMDYAWEYLSVAVQHNLKYIKLDDHINLGNYKYDSFYKQAEVKVTGKKPGTWKVKRGKSCTYGITILKNAANKEAAEAFLAYMLDPKGGLKILKEMGQPPFIPCRVASEEMKNNLPKKLQKLVEVKN
- a CDS encoding glycosyltransferase family 9 protein → MKNSSLQNFSPQKILICQLRQIGDVLLATPAIKLLAQKFPQAKIYFYTEKKCAPLLENNPYLYKIISLDRKQLKNFLTELKFYRQIAKQNFDLIVDFQQLPRIRWVIFFSKAKIKLTYTPPWYNKILYSQWVNSLPGYAAYCKLSILRALDIDPQIIPPQVYLRENEILSAQNYLKKLKVKPDNLFLTFDPTHRRKTRCWPSSHYIQLGQLIKKHHPQTKILLLYGPKERNFVEPIYKSDKNLFILPDKVLSLREMAAIISLAKMHIGNCSAPRHIAVAVNTPSFTILGATSSAWTYPKGYHYDIKLGLKCQPCNKNHCEHINCLVNLSPQTVWNALQPKLDALILPTK
- the aat gene encoding leucyl/phenylalanyl-tRNA--protein transferase, whose translation is MFYLNSKPIFPPIEFADKDGLLAIGGDLSPERLISAYSMGIFPWYEKDTPILWWAPFPRPVIFPSEFHISKSLKKILKKNIFSISFDANFFEVIFSCAELRKEQGTWLVPEMIEAYSNLHKLGYAHSVEVWKDGKLVGGLYGVSIGRAFFGESMFHLVDNASKVGLWGLLKFLQKNDFIFLDCQQSSPHVLRFGAKEIGRDEYKKLLKHALSYPTLFCWQNKSVELGL